A DNA window from Christiangramia salexigens contains the following coding sequences:
- a CDS encoding cation:proton antiporter, which yields MIFLILQEITLPLSNPVLKFLLILVIILIAPLLLNKIKVPALLGLIIAGAIIGPNGFNLMERDSGIILSGTAGLLYIMFLAGLEIDLKDFKDNRNKSMVFGMYTFLIPMGLGILTGLYILEFSMLTSVLLASMFASHTLIAYPIVSKLGVTKNRAVNITIGGTMITDTLALLVLAVIVGMAHGEVNVLFWTRLSISILLCGLIIVFLFPIIAKWFFKNFNDNVSQYIFVLVLVFSGAFLAELAGIEAIIGAFLTGLSINRLIPHSSPLMNRIEFVGNAIFIPFFLIGVGMLINYKIFFMNFETIKVGAVMVVVATSAKFIAAWLTQKSFKFTTDERRIIFGLSNAQAAATLAAVLIGYNIIIGTTASGEDIRLLNETVLNGTILMILVTCTIASFEAQAGAKNIALAGGASNGFSRLNTDEKILIPVSNAENTEELIQLALSLKSKVNTRGLYALSIVNNNLEPAIAENNSNRLLDIASKTASATDNHLKKLIRYDLNILNGITSVLKEQKITDLILGLHIKKDISDSFLGSLTESILSRSGSTTFIYKPRQPLGTIKRHLIFIPENAEKEIGFINWVLKIWNLAENTGAQLVFYANDKTLKILEEINSKHSINCEFKSASIWDEFISSEFKTREDDNLIIILSRKNKPSFHEKMQKLPSYLNERFQENGFILVYPIQSGVENSSVSDLFNPSLYDSVGKLEELGKIFSKNWNRS from the coding sequence ATGATATTCTTAATACTTCAGGAGATCACCTTACCTCTATCCAATCCGGTGCTTAAGTTTCTACTTATTCTGGTGATAATTCTAATCGCTCCCCTTTTACTAAATAAAATAAAGGTTCCTGCCCTATTGGGACTAATCATAGCAGGTGCAATTATAGGACCTAATGGTTTTAACTTAATGGAAAGGGATAGCGGAATAATCCTTTCGGGTACCGCAGGCCTATTATATATCATGTTTCTAGCCGGTCTGGAGATCGATCTGAAGGATTTTAAGGACAACCGAAATAAAAGCATGGTCTTTGGGATGTATACCTTTTTGATTCCTATGGGGCTGGGGATTTTAACCGGCTTATATATACTGGAGTTTTCTATGCTTACCTCAGTACTGCTGGCCAGTATGTTCGCTTCGCACACGCTTATAGCCTACCCAATAGTGAGCAAGCTTGGCGTTACTAAAAACCGTGCTGTGAACATCACGATTGGCGGCACTATGATCACAGACACTCTGGCTTTACTGGTTCTGGCTGTGATCGTAGGAATGGCTCATGGAGAGGTGAATGTCCTGTTCTGGACCAGGCTAAGCATATCGATCCTGCTTTGCGGACTTATCATCGTTTTTCTTTTCCCAATTATCGCCAAGTGGTTCTTTAAAAATTTTAATGATAATGTCTCTCAATACATCTTTGTACTGGTACTGGTATTCAGCGGAGCCTTCCTAGCTGAACTTGCAGGAATCGAAGCCATCATTGGAGCCTTTCTTACCGGTCTATCAATAAACAGATTGATCCCTCACAGTTCTCCGCTGATGAACCGGATTGAGTTTGTGGGCAATGCAATATTTATCCCATTCTTTCTTATAGGCGTGGGTATGCTTATAAATTACAAGATCTTTTTCATGAATTTTGAAACGATAAAGGTAGGAGCCGTAATGGTCGTAGTAGCCACTTCTGCCAAATTTATAGCAGCCTGGTTGACCCAGAAGAGTTTCAAATTCACCACAGACGAGCGAAGGATCATTTTTGGATTAAGCAATGCCCAGGCAGCGGCAACTCTGGCCGCAGTTTTAATTGGATATAATATTATTATAGGGACTACAGCTTCCGGCGAAGATATTAGGCTTTTAAACGAAACTGTCCTGAATGGCACTATTTTGATGATCCTTGTCACCTGCACCATTGCGAGCTTTGAAGCTCAGGCAGGAGCAAAAAATATTGCACTGGCCGGCGGTGCCAGTAATGGATTCTCAAGGCTTAATACCGATGAGAAGATCCTAATCCCGGTAAGTAATGCCGAGAATACTGAAGAGCTTATTCAGCTTGCACTAAGTCTTAAATCCAAAGTTAATACCCGCGGACTTTATGCTCTTAGTATTGTAAATAATAACCTCGAGCCGGCCATTGCCGAAAATAATTCAAACCGGCTCCTCGATATTGCTTCTAAAACAGCATCTGCCACAGATAATCATCTTAAAAAGCTGATACGCTACGACCTGAATATTTTAAACGGAATCACAAGTGTACTTAAAGAGCAAAAGATCACCGACCTTATACTTGGGTTACATATCAAGAAAGATATTTCAGACAGTTTTCTGGGTTCACTAACCGAAAGTATATTGTCTCGTTCCGGATCCACTACATTTATATACAAACCCCGTCAGCCCTTAGGGACCATAAAAAGACATCTCATCTTTATTCCGGAAAATGCTGAAAAAGAAATAGGATTTATCAACTGGGTATTGAAGATCTGGAACCTCGCCGAAAATACCGGGGCTCAACTCGTCTTTTACGCCAATGATAAAACCTTGAAAATCCTTGAAGAGATAAATTCCAAACACTCAATTAACTGCGAATTTAAGTCCGCTTCCATTTGGGACGAATTTATTTCTTCAGAATTTAAAACCCGGGAAGATGATAATTTGATCATTATTCTAAGCAGAAAGAACAAGCCCTCATTTCATGAAAAAATGCAAAAGCTACCCTCCTATCTTAATGAAAGATTTCAGGAGAACGGTTTCATTCTTGTGTATCCAATACAAAGCGGCGTCGAAAATTCATCGGTCTCCGATCTTTTTAACCCTTCGCTGTATGACTCAGTAGGAAAACTGGAAGAATTAGGTAAAATTTTTAGCAAAAACTGGAACAGGTCATAA